One Peterkaempfera bronchialis DNA window includes the following coding sequences:
- a CDS encoding ABC transporter ATP-binding protein, with protein sequence MTTPTLQRTPVLEIRGLDVDYGLGEAAVHALQHIDLTLHRGEVLGLAGESGSGKSTLAYAVTRLLSPPGVITAGEVRYHPRDSAEPLDILDLTPQQLRAFRWNETSIVFQGAMNSLNPVHKVSTQLTDVLKAHRPSMSRADRQARARELLKLVGIAADRLDSYPHQLSGGMRQRVMIAMALALDPEIVIMDEPTTALDVVMQRQILQQLVRLREELGFSVVFITHDISLLIEFSDRIAIMYGGRIVEQAPAADLYRDAHHPYSHGLLHSFPGLHGPRRALTGIPGSPPDLKAMPTGCAFHPRCPKVHEPCQRLLPVLTPHSDTPDRSVACWLHHPPQGR encoded by the coding sequence ATGACCACCCCGACCCTGCAACGCACCCCCGTGCTGGAGATCCGTGGCCTGGACGTCGACTACGGCCTCGGCGAGGCCGCCGTCCACGCCCTCCAGCACATCGACCTCACCCTGCACCGGGGCGAGGTGCTGGGCCTGGCCGGGGAGAGCGGCAGCGGCAAGTCCACCCTGGCCTACGCCGTCACCCGGCTGCTCTCCCCGCCCGGCGTCATCACCGCCGGAGAGGTCCGCTACCACCCGCGCGACTCCGCCGAACCCCTGGACATCCTGGACCTCACCCCCCAGCAGCTGCGCGCCTTCCGCTGGAACGAGACCTCCATCGTCTTCCAGGGCGCCATGAACTCGCTCAACCCCGTCCACAAGGTCTCCACCCAGCTCACCGACGTCCTCAAGGCCCACCGCCCCTCCATGTCACGCGCCGACCGGCAGGCCCGCGCCCGGGAACTGCTGAAACTGGTCGGCATCGCCGCCGACCGGCTGGACAGCTACCCCCACCAGCTCTCCGGGGGCATGCGCCAGCGCGTCATGATCGCCATGGCGCTGGCGCTCGACCCCGAGATCGTCATCATGGACGAGCCCACCACCGCCCTGGACGTGGTGATGCAGCGTCAGATCCTCCAGCAGCTGGTACGGCTCCGCGAGGAACTGGGCTTCTCCGTCGTCTTCATCACCCATGACATCTCGCTGCTCATCGAGTTCTCCGACCGCATCGCCATCATGTACGGCGGACGCATCGTCGAGCAGGCGCCCGCCGCCGACCTCTACCGCGACGCCCACCACCCCTACAGCCACGGACTGCTCCACTCCTTCCCCGGACTGCACGGCCCCCGCCGCGCACTCACCGGCATCCCCGGCTCACCCCCCGACCTCAAGGCCATGCCGACCGGCTGCGCCTTCCACCCCCGCTGCCCCAAGGTCCACGAACCCTGCCAGCGGCTGCTCCCCGTACTCACCCCGCACTCCGACACGCCCGACCGCTCCGTCGCCTGCTGGCTGCACCACCCCCCGCAGGGCCGCTGA
- a CDS encoding ABC transporter permease produces MTVQASDPAVATSEPPPGDPAGGIARARRSRLTFLRNGKAVTGLVILGIFAVLAVIGPWIAPYDPSGMSNDILQPPSWKHLLGTTQTGEDIASQLLVGTRGVLVVGFVAGFFATVISVLVGVTAGFLGGLGDELLSLLSNVFLVIPGLPLIIIITSFLPDASDVIIAVVISVTAWAWGARVLRAQTLSLRRRDYVEAARATGESTWRIIVFEILPNLTAIIASGFVGTVIFAVLSEITLSFIGVANISNWNWGTVLFWAQNNQALAQNAWWWFVPAGLCIALLGTALSLINFGIDEFVNPRLRTAGRSTGGRVRMRTGFTPVVRTEQKGDRA; encoded by the coding sequence ATGACCGTCCAAGCCAGCGACCCCGCCGTCGCCACCTCCGAGCCGCCGCCCGGCGATCCGGCCGGCGGCATCGCCCGCGCCCGCCGCAGCCGGCTGACCTTCCTCCGCAACGGCAAGGCCGTGACCGGCCTGGTGATCCTCGGCATCTTCGCCGTACTGGCCGTCATCGGCCCCTGGATCGCCCCCTACGACCCCTCCGGGATGAGCAACGACATCCTCCAACCGCCGTCCTGGAAGCACCTGCTGGGCACCACCCAGACCGGCGAGGACATCGCCTCGCAACTGCTGGTCGGCACCCGGGGAGTCCTGGTCGTCGGCTTTGTCGCCGGGTTCTTCGCCACCGTGATCTCGGTGCTGGTCGGCGTCACCGCCGGCTTCCTCGGCGGCCTCGGCGACGAACTGCTCTCCCTGCTCAGCAATGTCTTCCTGGTCATCCCCGGACTGCCGCTGATCATCATCATCACCTCCTTCCTCCCGGACGCGAGCGACGTCATCATCGCGGTGGTCATCTCCGTCACGGCCTGGGCCTGGGGCGCGCGGGTGCTGCGCGCCCAGACCCTCTCGCTGCGCCGCCGCGACTATGTGGAGGCCGCGCGGGCCACCGGCGAGTCCACCTGGCGGATCATCGTCTTCGAGATCCTCCCCAACCTCACCGCCATCATCGCCTCCGGCTTCGTCGGCACCGTCATCTTCGCCGTGCTCTCCGAGATCACCCTCTCCTTCATCGGCGTCGCCAACATCTCCAACTGGAACTGGGGCACCGTCCTCTTCTGGGCCCAGAACAACCAGGCCCTCGCCCAGAACGCCTGGTGGTGGTTTGTCCCCGCCGGCCTCTGCATCGCCCTGCTGGGCACCGCCCTCTCCCTGATCAACTTCGGGATCGACGAGTTCGTCAACCCCCGTCTGCGCACCGCCGGCCGCTCCACCGGCGGCAGGGTCCGCATGCGCACCGGCTTCACCCCCGTCGTCCGCACCGAGCAGAAGGGCGACCGGGCATGA
- a CDS encoding ABC transporter permease translates to MKYLLRRIAFYLITAWAAITLNFIIPRLMPGDPVQALIARFQGQLSTKAIDSLNILFGLDQHKSIWQQYIEYWSNLLHGDLGLSFTFFPTPVSEVISQQLPWTLALVGTTTLISFLLGTTLGVFAGWRRGSWMDSLLPVATFFSAIPYFWLGLIAIALFAGVWHVFPAAQGFDNGLVPSMSFDFVASAVYHSVLPGITIVISAMATWILAMRNMMVTVSSEDYVTVAHAKGLSERRVMFSYAARNAVLPSISGFALSLGFIVGGTLLVEMVFSYPGIGLVLLQAVGAKDYPLMQGIFLIITLSVLAANLLADLAYMFLDPRTRREG, encoded by the coding sequence ATGAAGTACCTGCTGCGGCGGATCGCCTTCTACCTCATCACCGCCTGGGCCGCCATCACCCTCAACTTCATCATCCCGCGCCTGATGCCGGGCGACCCGGTGCAGGCGCTGATCGCGCGCTTCCAGGGACAGCTCTCCACCAAGGCGATCGACTCCCTCAACATCCTCTTCGGGCTCGACCAGCACAAGAGCATCTGGCAGCAGTACATCGAGTACTGGTCCAACCTGCTCCACGGCGACCTGGGACTCTCCTTCACCTTCTTTCCCACCCCGGTCTCCGAGGTCATCAGCCAGCAACTGCCGTGGACCCTGGCCCTGGTGGGCACGACCACGCTGATCAGCTTTCTGCTCGGGACCACCCTCGGCGTCTTCGCCGGCTGGCGGCGCGGCTCCTGGATGGACAGCCTGCTGCCCGTCGCGACCTTCTTCTCCGCCATCCCGTACTTCTGGCTGGGCCTGATCGCCATCGCCCTCTTCGCCGGTGTCTGGCATGTCTTCCCGGCCGCCCAGGGGTTCGACAACGGGCTGGTCCCCAGCATGTCCTTCGACTTCGTGGCCAGCGCGGTCTACCACTCCGTGCTGCCCGGCATCACCATCGTGATCAGCGCCATGGCCACCTGGATCCTCGCCATGCGCAACATGATGGTGACCGTCTCCTCCGAGGACTACGTCACCGTCGCCCACGCCAAGGGCCTCTCCGAGCGGCGGGTGATGTTCTCCTACGCGGCCCGCAACGCCGTGCTGCCCTCCATCTCCGGCTTTGCGCTCTCGCTGGGCTTCATCGTCGGCGGCACCCTGCTGGTGGAGATGGTCTTCTCCTACCCCGGCATCGGCCTGGTGCTGCTCCAGGCGGTCGGTGCCAAGGACTACCCGCTGATGCAGGGCATCTTCCTCATCATCACGCTCTCGGTCCTCGCCGCGAACCTGCTGGCGGACCTGGCCTACATGTTCCTCGATCCCCGCACCCGGCGGGAGGGCTGA
- a CDS encoding ABC transporter ATP-binding protein has product MAIADTAPDATAAPDEPAILEAHGVTKHFPVKRKGRELLTRSARTVHAVDDVSLELHRGRVTALVGESGSGKSTVARLLAQLYPLTAGEIRYAGEPSRAGRGRRFRAWCSKVQLIFQDPFASLNPVHTIRYHLTRALRIHGRAGRDRAELEQNLHALLTQVQLTPPERYIDAFPHELSGGQRQRVAIARALAADPAVLLADEPVSMLDVSIRLGVLNLLADLRERLRLAVLYITHDIASARYFADTTLVMYAGRMVEGGDSETVTQQPAHPYTRLLIASAPDPDRVIADGTEQQAPPGEPPSLITPPAGCRFHPRCPSAMERCRTTVPPRFDLPEDGHWAACWLYDGTESGAEGQA; this is encoded by the coding sequence ATGGCCATAGCCGACACCGCCCCGGACGCCACCGCAGCCCCCGACGAGCCGGCGATCCTTGAGGCCCACGGGGTGACCAAGCACTTCCCGGTCAAGCGCAAAGGACGCGAACTGCTCACCCGCTCCGCGCGGACCGTGCACGCCGTCGACGACGTCTCCCTGGAACTGCACCGGGGGCGCGTCACCGCCCTGGTGGGGGAGTCGGGCTCCGGCAAGTCCACCGTCGCGCGCCTGCTGGCGCAGCTGTACCCGCTCACCGCAGGCGAGATCCGCTATGCCGGCGAGCCGTCCCGGGCCGGCCGGGGCCGCCGCTTCCGCGCCTGGTGCAGCAAGGTCCAGCTGATCTTCCAGGACCCCTTCGCCTCCCTCAACCCGGTCCACACCATCCGCTACCACCTCACCCGCGCGCTGCGCATCCACGGCCGCGCCGGCCGGGACCGGGCCGAGCTCGAACAGAATCTGCACGCCCTGCTCACCCAGGTGCAGCTCACCCCGCCCGAGCGCTATATCGACGCCTTCCCGCACGAACTCTCCGGCGGCCAGCGGCAGCGGGTCGCCATCGCCCGTGCGCTGGCAGCCGACCCCGCCGTGCTCCTGGCCGACGAGCCCGTCTCGATGCTGGACGTCTCCATCCGGCTCGGCGTGCTCAACCTCCTCGCCGACCTCAGGGAGCGGCTGCGGCTCGCCGTCCTCTACATCACCCACGACATCGCCTCCGCCCGCTACTTCGCCGACACCACCCTGGTGATGTACGCGGGCCGGATGGTCGAGGGCGGAGACAGCGAGACCGTCACCCAGCAGCCCGCGCACCCCTACACCCGGCTGCTCATCGCCTCCGCCCCGGACCCCGACCGGGTGATCGCGGACGGCACCGAGCAGCAGGCCCCGCCCGGCGAACCACCGAGCCTGATCACACCCCCGGCCGGCTGCCGCTTCCACCCGCGCTGCCCGTCGGCCATGGAGCGCTGCCGCACCACCGTGCCGCCGCGCTTCGACCTCCCCGAGGACGGCCACTGGGCCGCCTGCTGGCTGTACGACGGCACCGAGTCCGGAGCGGAGGGGCAGGCATGA
- a CDS encoding ABC transporter substrate-binding protein — MHRRRQKTAPALLAVLAAAALVAGCTSGSSSGPSGPVAGGSSGSGKGSSGSGGVLNVGMPNGPQANNSNPFLGTSAGASLGYRFMIYEPLVMMNGVRPSDKGKPWLASDWEWTDNYKKVTFTIRDNVKWSDGKPLSAEDVVYTFDLMKQTPALNVNAVPFKGVALKGSNQVELTFASSQFVNQTKILNQFVVPKHIWSTVKDPSTWTNQQPVGSGPYTLKSFTPQTVTLTLRDSYWKDLPKVSELRYTSFNDNSAQTTALANGASEWSFVFMPNYKQLYINKDAQHNKLWFPSGLGIHGLWFNTAKKPLDNPALRRAINLVIDREAIYIQAEATLYPKIENPTGIPLPAGAPYLAPEYKDAKLTVDVDAAKKELTDAGFSYDGDTLKDPSGKPVKITLTDPSGWSDYLTGLSIIKDGMKKIGIAADVRTQTVDAWTSAVNNGDFDAVLHWTNGGATPYDMYQNVMDGSLYQPLGKAATVGNYGRFKNDDATKALEQYANASDEATRTDALNKLQKIMVEQVPMAPTSAAPIGAEYSTKHWTGWPDDSNPYGPSQPTQPNALDVVLHLQPAS, encoded by the coding sequence ATGCACCGTAGACGGCAGAAGACCGCCCCCGCCCTGCTGGCCGTACTGGCCGCCGCCGCGCTGGTCGCGGGATGTACCAGCGGCAGCTCCTCCGGCCCCAGCGGGCCGGTGGCCGGCGGTAGCAGCGGCAGCGGCAAGGGCAGCAGCGGTTCCGGAGGCGTGCTGAACGTCGGCATGCCCAACGGACCCCAGGCCAACAACAGCAACCCGTTCCTCGGCACCTCCGCCGGCGCCTCCCTCGGCTACCGCTTCATGATCTACGAGCCGCTGGTGATGATGAACGGCGTCCGCCCGAGCGACAAGGGCAAGCCCTGGCTGGCCTCCGACTGGGAGTGGACCGACAACTACAAGAAGGTCACCTTCACCATCCGTGACAACGTCAAGTGGTCCGACGGCAAGCCCCTCTCCGCCGAGGACGTCGTCTACACCTTCGACCTGATGAAGCAGACCCCGGCGCTCAACGTCAACGCCGTCCCCTTCAAGGGCGTCGCCCTCAAGGGCAGCAACCAGGTCGAACTGACCTTTGCCTCCTCGCAGTTCGTCAACCAGACGAAGATCCTCAACCAGTTCGTGGTGCCCAAGCACATCTGGTCGACCGTCAAGGACCCCTCCACCTGGACCAACCAGCAGCCGGTCGGCTCCGGTCCCTACACCCTGAAGTCCTTCACCCCGCAGACGGTCACCCTCACCCTCCGCGACAGCTACTGGAAGGACCTGCCCAAGGTCTCCGAGCTGCGCTACACCTCCTTCAACGACAACAGCGCGCAGACCACGGCCCTGGCCAATGGCGCAAGCGAGTGGTCCTTCGTCTTCATGCCGAACTACAAGCAGCTCTATATCAACAAGGACGCGCAGCACAACAAGCTCTGGTTCCCCTCCGGGCTGGGCATCCACGGCCTCTGGTTCAACACCGCCAAGAAGCCGCTGGACAACCCGGCGCTGCGCCGCGCCATCAACCTGGTGATCGACCGCGAGGCGATCTACATCCAGGCCGAGGCCACCCTCTACCCGAAGATCGAGAACCCGACCGGCATCCCGCTGCCCGCCGGTGCGCCCTACCTGGCGCCCGAGTACAAGGACGCCAAGCTCACCGTGGATGTCGACGCGGCCAAGAAGGAGCTCACCGACGCGGGCTTCAGCTATGACGGCGACACCCTCAAGGACCCGTCCGGCAAGCCGGTCAAGATCACCCTCACCGACCCGTCCGGCTGGTCCGACTACCTCACCGGGCTGTCCATCATCAAGGACGGGATGAAGAAGATCGGCATCGCCGCCGACGTCCGCACCCAGACCGTGGACGCCTGGACCTCCGCCGTCAACAACGGCGACTTCGACGCGGTGCTGCACTGGACCAACGGCGGCGCCACCCCGTACGACATGTACCAGAACGTCATGGACGGCTCCCTTTACCAGCCCCTGGGCAAGGCCGCCACCGTCGGCAACTACGGCCGCTTCAAGAACGACGACGCCACCAAGGCCCTGGAGCAGTACGCCAACGCCTCGGACGAGGCCACCCGTACCGACGCCCTCAACAAGCTCCAGAAGATCATGGTGGAGCAGGTGCCGATGGCGCCCACCTCCGCCGCCCCGATCGGCGCCGAGTACAGCACCAAGCACTGGACCGGCTGGCCCGACGACTCCAACCCCTACGGCCCGTCGCAGCCCACCCAGCCCAACGCCCTCGACGTGGTGCTCCACCTCCAGCCCGCTTCCTGA
- a CDS encoding LacI family DNA-binding transcriptional regulator has translation MRVTIADVARRAGVSKATVSRVLNGKADVDADTAQRIREVIAETGYVPSSRAVGLARGRTRTVGMLVPSLTWPWIGDVLQGVVDVLEADGYGVLLYTCTRGEESLRRFADQVSGSAFDGLLVIEPENTLDYIAELHRKGLPVVLIDDRGHHVEFPSVATTNRDGGASAARHLAALGRRRPAVVTGHLRFGCVRDRSVGFAEAAEAAGLHMDPQLVVEGDFTEESGRAAVHRLLAAGTSFDSVFAHNDLSAAGVLRALRETGRRVPEDVAVIGFDDIPLASHTEPGLTTVRQPMREMGEAAAGLLLSHLQGVPMSPTPFVLPTTLVVRGSAPMP, from the coding sequence GTGCGCGTCACCATCGCGGACGTGGCACGCCGCGCGGGTGTCAGCAAGGCAACCGTCTCACGGGTGCTCAACGGCAAGGCGGACGTGGACGCCGACACCGCGCAGCGCATCCGCGAGGTGATCGCCGAGACGGGGTACGTCCCCAGCTCCCGTGCGGTGGGTCTGGCCCGTGGCCGGACCCGCACCGTCGGCATGCTGGTGCCCTCCCTGACCTGGCCCTGGATCGGCGATGTGCTGCAAGGGGTCGTGGACGTTCTGGAGGCGGACGGCTACGGCGTCCTGCTCTACACCTGCACCCGGGGTGAGGAGTCGCTGCGCCGCTTCGCCGACCAGGTGTCCGGCAGCGCCTTCGACGGGCTGCTGGTCATCGAGCCGGAGAACACCCTGGACTACATCGCCGAACTGCACCGCAAGGGCCTGCCGGTCGTGTTGATCGACGACCGCGGCCACCACGTGGAGTTCCCGTCCGTCGCGACCACCAACCGCGACGGCGGAGCGTCCGCCGCCCGGCACCTGGCAGCCCTCGGCCGCCGACGGCCCGCCGTGGTCACCGGGCATCTCCGCTTCGGCTGTGTACGCGACCGCTCGGTGGGCTTCGCCGAGGCGGCCGAGGCGGCAGGGTTGCACATGGACCCGCAGCTCGTCGTCGAGGGCGACTTCACCGAGGAGTCGGGTCGGGCGGCGGTGCACAGGCTGCTCGCCGCCGGGACGTCCTTCGACTCGGTCTTCGCCCACAACGACCTTTCCGCCGCAGGGGTGTTGCGCGCCTTGCGGGAGACGGGCCGGCGGGTGCCGGAGGACGTTGCGGTGATCGGTTTCGACGACATCCCGCTCGCCTCGCACACCGAGCCCGGCCTGACCACGGTCCGTCAGCCGATGCGCGAGATGGGGGAGGCGGCGGCGGGGCTGCTGCTCTCCCACCTCCAGGGGGTTCCGATGTCCCCCACCCCTTTCGTCCTGCCCACCACCCTCGTCGTCCGGGGCTCGGCCCCCATGCCGTAG
- a CDS encoding LysM peptidoglycan-binding domain-containing protein has product MTAPRAEVHRPARHSAPAPVPPRGRGGPGRRRGRLRSAAGALGALVVLAALLAGVPALLLLGTRAVADMGTPTGGVLDLLTRPDDGRLFLWALVVVGWVAWLCFALSVLVEIPAQLRGRVARRIPTLGWSQRAAAGLVGAVLAVLPAAGGAFAATPAHAPAALTAAPQHAALTAAPAPRAAVSAAPTADRPVYTVRDARPADSLWSIAERQLGSGERWQEIARLNDGRVMDDQGRRFEADRPIHPGWRLLMPQDAAPDGDGTAAHHEAQPRPHHQTHHETVTVRQGDTLSQIAQRELGDSDSWPELYAANKGVRAPDGERLTDPNVIAPGMVLKIPGAQHATPPATTPPVTAVPVTTPPPSAPPRPSSPAPATSAPATPPPADSAPVAATPFPTQQSDSAPVPAGGEQSAAVPSSDYSAALTASGVTVLLAALLVGTVATRRGRQQQRRRPRHRIALPPPPVAAFEAELRARQDAAGLDLADRALRTLARNAISGSKRLPAVTAVRITPDHTVELHLSVPATPIAPFRAAHASTSWWCPPDAPDLLPAAEAAAVPAPYPGLVGLGSAPDGGAVLVDLEAVRLLHLAGSPDDVRSVLRALALELAHSPFADRLHMHLVDVAPDLPVAESATERVRRHGSLEAALGELAARDTTARSALLTAGAAHPRDARSRGRADDAWTPEIVLCGHPPEGATPAELGRLLDARPRTCVAVVTQAPGRGSGPVARWTLSTAGPTALPGLGLTVELQRLSDQQYRYWGELMHTSGSDEQYPAPSWTVEGPEPDPEQWPMIDRGADSPAPAPATATATATLTATATATATAHVNGLGRAGAAAVRPALPAARPVVATGTSAFAGVDPVTPARGTAATPTRPDPRISDPRESTPVQRVNGHAAPAATPEPTPVPVPAPTPTPTPTPAPAAASRPVRTDAEDLLAILRSTRAHTVRTAPRVRLLGPVDVLGAHGPLDPAAGGRLTETAAYLALNPGSDQRALDLVLHPGAVHRDPEAAEHAARELASAVDRLRDWLGQDPEGRAFLPADGSGAHAFSPAVTCDWDDFRSLYRRGMRSTSPAADAALAHALALVRGAPFAEVPRGAYGWAEPFRQDMVAAVLDTAHELAARRLQHGDFRSAEAAAYRGLAVAPDAELLHRDLLYIYASAGAREQLLKAVNRLDATSRHASRDLEPETVSLLRDLMEQA; this is encoded by the coding sequence ATGACCGCCCCACGAGCGGAAGTCCACCGACCGGCGCGTCACAGCGCGCCCGCACCCGTCCCCCCGCGCGGCCGGGGCGGACCCGGCCGCCGCCGGGGGAGACTCCGGTCCGCCGCCGGAGCGCTGGGGGCGCTGGTCGTCCTGGCGGCGCTGCTGGCGGGCGTACCCGCGCTGCTGCTGCTCGGCACACGCGCCGTCGCCGACATGGGCACGCCCACCGGCGGCGTCCTCGACCTGCTCACCCGACCCGACGACGGCCGGCTCTTCCTGTGGGCGCTGGTGGTGGTCGGCTGGGTGGCCTGGCTCTGCTTTGCGCTCTCCGTCCTGGTGGAGATACCGGCGCAGCTGCGCGGCCGGGTGGCCCGGCGCATCCCCACCCTCGGCTGGAGCCAGCGCGCCGCCGCCGGGCTGGTCGGCGCCGTCCTCGCGGTGCTGCCCGCCGCCGGAGGGGCGTTCGCCGCCACCCCGGCCCACGCCCCGGCGGCGCTCACCGCCGCGCCGCAGCATGCCGCGCTGACCGCCGCGCCCGCACCCCGGGCCGCCGTGTCGGCGGCCCCCACCGCGGACCGGCCCGTCTACACCGTCCGCGACGCCCGGCCCGCCGACAGCCTCTGGTCGATCGCCGAGCGGCAGCTCGGCTCCGGGGAGCGGTGGCAGGAGATCGCCCGGCTCAACGACGGCCGGGTGATGGACGACCAGGGCCGCCGGTTCGAGGCCGACCGGCCCATCCACCCCGGCTGGCGGCTGCTGATGCCGCAGGACGCCGCACCGGACGGCGACGGCACGGCCGCCCACCATGAGGCCCAGCCCAGGCCGCACCACCAGACCCACCATGAGACGGTCACCGTCCGGCAGGGCGACACCCTGTCGCAGATCGCGCAGCGCGAACTGGGCGACTCGGACTCCTGGCCCGAGCTGTACGCCGCCAACAAGGGGGTGCGGGCGCCGGACGGGGAACGGCTCACCGACCCCAACGTCATCGCCCCGGGCATGGTGCTGAAGATCCCCGGCGCGCAGCACGCCACCCCGCCGGCGACCACCCCGCCCGTGACAGCGGTGCCCGTGACGACGCCGCCCCCGAGCGCCCCGCCGCGCCCGAGCAGTCCGGCCCCGGCCACCTCCGCTCCGGCCACCCCGCCTCCGGCCGACTCGGCACCGGTCGCCGCCACCCCCTTCCCCACCCAGCAGAGCGACTCCGCCCCGGTGCCCGCCGGGGGCGAGCAGTCCGCCGCCGTCCCCAGCAGCGACTACAGCGCCGCCCTCACGGCCTCCGGGGTCACCGTGCTGCTCGCGGCCCTGCTGGTCGGTACCGTCGCCACCCGGCGCGGCCGGCAGCAGCAGCGCCGCCGCCCCCGCCACCGCATCGCCCTGCCGCCGCCCCCGGTCGCCGCCTTCGAAGCCGAACTGAGGGCCCGCCAGGACGCCGCCGGACTCGACCTGGCCGACCGTGCCCTGCGCACCCTGGCCCGCAACGCGATCAGCGGCTCCAAGCGGCTGCCCGCCGTCACGGCCGTCCGGATCACCCCGGACCACACGGTCGAACTCCACCTCTCCGTCCCCGCCACGCCGATCGCCCCCTTCCGGGCCGCCCATGCCTCCACCTCCTGGTGGTGCCCCCCGGACGCCCCCGACCTGCTCCCCGCCGCCGAAGCCGCCGCCGTCCCGGCGCCCTACCCGGGCCTGGTCGGCCTGGGTTCGGCCCCGGACGGTGGCGCGGTCCTGGTGGACCTGGAGGCGGTACGGCTGCTCCACCTCGCCGGCAGCCCCGATGACGTGCGGTCGGTCCTGCGCGCCCTCGCGCTGGAACTGGCCCACAGCCCGTTCGCCGACCGGCTGCATATGCACCTGGTCGACGTCGCCCCGGACCTGCCCGTCGCCGAGAGCGCGACGGAGCGGGTACGCCGCCACGGCAGCCTGGAGGCGGCACTCGGCGAACTCGCCGCGCGCGACACCACCGCCCGCTCCGCACTGCTCACCGCCGGCGCCGCACACCCCCGCGACGCCCGCAGCCGGGGCCGCGCCGACGACGCCTGGACCCCGGAGATCGTGCTCTGCGGCCACCCCCCGGAGGGGGCCACCCCCGCCGAGCTGGGCCGACTGCTGGACGCCCGTCCCCGCACCTGCGTGGCCGTGGTGACCCAGGCGCCGGGGCGCGGCAGCGGCCCGGTCGCCCGGTGGACCCTCTCCACCGCCGGGCCCACGGCACTCCCCGGGCTGGGCCTCACCGTCGAACTCCAGCGGCTGTCGGACCAGCAGTACCGCTACTGGGGTGAGCTGATGCACACCTCGGGCAGCGATGAGCAGTACCCCGCACCGTCCTGGACCGTCGAGGGGCCGGAGCCCGACCCCGAGCAGTGGCCGATGATCGACCGGGGCGCCGACAGCCCCGCCCCGGCCCCTGCCACCGCCACCGCGACGGCCACCCTGACCGCGACGGCCACCGCCACCGCGACCGCCCATGTCAACGGCCTCGGCCGGGCCGGTGCCGCCGCCGTCCGCCCGGCCCTGCCGGCCGCCCGGCCCGTGGTCGCCACCGGGACCAGCGCCTTCGCCGGTGTCGACCCCGTCACCCCCGCACGTGGCACGGCCGCCACCCCGACCCGGCCGGACCCACGCATATCCGACCCCCGGGAGAGCACGCCCGTCCAGCGGGTCAACGGCCACGCCGCCCCCGCCGCGACCCCGGAGCCCACTCCCGTCCCCGTCCCCGCTCCGACCCCGACTCCGACCCCGACTCCGGCTCCCGCCGCCGCCTCCCGCCCCGTCCGCACCGACGCCGAGGACCTGCTGGCCATCCTGCGCTCGACCCGCGCCCACACGGTCCGCACCGCCCCCCGGGTGCGGCTGCTCGGCCCGGTGGACGTGCTCGGCGCCCACGGCCCGCTGGACCCGGCCGCCGGTGGCCGCCTCACCGAGACGGCCGCCTACCTCGCCCTCAACCCGGGCAGCGACCAGCGGGCGCTCGACCTGGTCCTCCACCCCGGCGCCGTACACCGCGACCCCGAGGCCGCCGAACACGCCGCCCGGGAACTGGCCTCCGCCGTGGACCGGCTGCGCGACTGGCTGGGCCAGGACCCGGAGGGCAGGGCCTTCCTGCCCGCTGACGGCAGCGGCGCGCATGCCTTCTCCCCGGCCGTCACCTGCGACTGGGACGACTTCCGCAGCCTCTACCGACGCGGTATGCGCAGCACCAGCCCCGCCGCCGACGCCGCGCTGGCACACGCCCTGGCCCTGGTGCGCGGCGCCCCGTTCGCCGAGGTGCCCCGGGGTGCGTACGGCTGGGCCGAGCCCTTCCGCCAGGACATGGTCGCCGCCGTCCTGGACACCGCCCATGAACTGGCCGCCCGCCGCCTCCAGCACGGCGACTTCCGCAGCGCCGAGGCGGCGGCATACCGGGGCCTCGCGGTCGCCCCCGACGCCGAACTCCTCCACCGCGACCTGCTCTACATCTACGCCTCCGCCGGCGCCCGCGAACAACTGCTGAAAGCGGTCAACCGGCTCGACGCCACCAGCCGCCACGCCTCCCGCGACCTCGAACCGGAGACCGTCTCGCTGCTCCGCGACCTGATGGAGCAGGCATAG
- a CDS encoding TadE/TadG family type IV pilus assembly protein, whose protein sequence is MSSADGGDRHEEGSVALEAAIIVPAVLLFVLLAIAAGRLQTAGGTVDAAARAAARSASLARTAETARQAAHSAAEETLKQQGVHCGSTRVEVDTGRFSVPLGETGQVTAVVRCTVPLNDLLLNGLPGSRTMTGRFTSVVDRYRGR, encoded by the coding sequence GTGAGCAGCGCCGACGGCGGCGACCGGCACGAGGAGGGCAGCGTGGCCCTGGAGGCCGCCATCATCGTGCCCGCCGTGCTGCTCTTCGTGCTGCTCGCCATCGCCGCCGGCCGTCTCCAGACGGCCGGCGGCACCGTCGACGCGGCGGCCCGGGCGGCGGCGCGCAGCGCCTCGCTGGCCCGTACGGCGGAGACCGCACGGCAGGCCGCGCACAGCGCGGCCGAGGAGACGCTGAAGCAGCAGGGGGTGCACTGCGGCTCCACCCGGGTCGAGGTCGACACCGGCCGCTTCAGCGTGCCGCTGGGGGAGACCGGCCAGGTGACGGCGGTGGTGCGGTGCACCGTGCCGCTGAACGACCTGCTGCTGAACGGCCTGCCGGGCTCCCGGACCATGACCGGCCGGTTCACCTCGGTCGTGGACCGCTACCGAGGACGCTGA